A single genomic interval of Aureliella helgolandensis harbors:
- a CDS encoding NADH:ubiquinone reductase (Na(+)-transporting) subunit B: MKFLRNTLDKMHPLFDKGGKLEKLYPLYEAADTFLYTPGQVAKGLTHVRDSLDLKRMMTMVVVALIPCVFMAMWNTGYQANLAIQAIQEAGLEPAFDWHNSIHSALGLAHDPGSFLDNLVYGAIFFLPVYIVCMTAGGLSELVFSMIRGHEINEGFLVTGLLFPLTLPPDIPLWQVAVGIMFGVVIGKEIFGGTGRNFLNPALTARAFLYFAYAGQISGDKVWTAAKFVRDGAVDGYSGATALGWLGQLKPKQVDELGSAMESLQHIATTGGEQSVSWMSSFLGTIPGSMGETSALACLIGAVILIATGIGSWRIMAGVCIGAAGLASLLYIVGSETNPMFQVPPWWHFVIGGFAFGTVFMATDPVSASMTETGKWYYGGLIGAMTILIRAINPAFPEGIMLAILFGNVFAPLIDYFVVQANIKRRALRYAA; the protein is encoded by the coding sequence ATGAAGTTCTTGCGAAATACGCTCGACAAAATGCATCCCTTGTTTGACAAGGGTGGCAAGCTTGAGAAGTTGTACCCGCTTTACGAAGCGGCCGACACGTTCTTGTACACACCAGGCCAGGTCGCGAAGGGGTTAACCCACGTTCGGGACTCGCTGGATCTCAAACGCATGATGACCATGGTCGTAGTGGCCTTGATCCCGTGCGTTTTCATGGCGATGTGGAATACGGGTTACCAGGCGAATTTGGCGATCCAGGCGATCCAAGAGGCTGGGCTTGAGCCTGCCTTCGACTGGCACAATTCGATTCATTCTGCGCTGGGATTGGCCCACGATCCAGGCAGCTTTCTTGATAACCTGGTTTATGGGGCGATCTTTTTCCTACCGGTTTACATCGTCTGTATGACCGCTGGTGGCCTCAGCGAGCTTGTCTTTAGCATGATTCGCGGCCATGAGATCAACGAAGGGTTTCTGGTCACGGGTTTGCTATTTCCGCTGACTCTACCTCCCGACATTCCGCTGTGGCAAGTTGCCGTGGGGATTATGTTTGGTGTCGTGATCGGCAAGGAAATTTTTGGCGGAACGGGACGCAACTTCCTCAACCCCGCACTGACCGCCCGAGCCTTCCTCTACTTCGCCTACGCTGGTCAGATCAGCGGCGACAAAGTTTGGACTGCCGCTAAGTTCGTTCGCGATGGGGCCGTAGACGGTTACTCCGGTGCAACCGCCTTGGGCTGGCTGGGGCAGTTGAAGCCCAAGCAAGTCGACGAGTTGGGAAGTGCGATGGAATCACTGCAGCATATTGCGACGACCGGTGGCGAGCAGAGTGTGAGTTGGATGAGCTCGTTCTTGGGAACCATCCCAGGCTCGATGGGCGAAACGAGCGCGCTGGCTTGCTTAATTGGTGCGGTTATCTTGATTGCCACCGGAATCGGATCCTGGCGGATCATGGCGGGTGTTTGTATTGGTGCTGCTGGCCTTGCCTCATTGCTCTACATCGTGGGGAGCGAAACGAATCCGATGTTCCAAGTTCCACCATGGTGGCACTTCGTGATCGGTGGTTTTGCGTTTGGAACGGTCTTCATGGCCACCGACCCGGTGAGTGCGTCGATGACCGAAACAGGCAAATGGTACTACGGTGGCCTGATAGGCGCCATGACGATTTTGATTCGAGCGATCAACCCTGCCTTCCCGGAAGGAATTATGCTCGCAATTTTGTTCGGAAACGTGTTTGCTCCACTCATCGATTACTTTGTGGTTCAGGCCAACATCAAACGGAGGGCTCTCCGCTATGCCGCTTAA
- a CDS encoding Na(+)-translocating NADH-quinone reductase subunit A: MVDRFEIGRGLDVPISGEPEQKIESKEVRQVAIVADDYIGMRPTLLVSEGDEVVLGQPVFSDKKTPGVVFTAPAGGRVAAVNRGAKRRFLSIVIDKQGDQQSRKFASYDAVQLQKLSRDVVVSQLVDSGLWTALRTRPFSKVPSPESQAQAIFVNAMDTNPLAAAPAAIVAERQEAFTAGLSVLSSLTDGPVFVCRAPSSAVPGDGTPRVKVAEFDGPHPAGLVGTHMHFLKPATIGRVNWHLNYQDAIAIGQLFLTGELDLTRIVSLAGPGVKRPRLIQTQLGASIEQLVEGELNAGDNRIVSGSVLNGRSLENLTGYLGRYHLQVSCLLEGTEREFLGWQSPGFDKFSVTRAFAAAWQGSKKFAMTTSTGGSERAMVPIGSYEKVMPLDLLPTLLLRALISRETAVAQDLGCLELDEEDLGLCTFVCPGKYEYGEILRDNLLTIEREG; the protein is encoded by the coding sequence ATGGTGGATAGGTTTGAAATTGGACGAGGGCTCGACGTTCCAATCAGTGGTGAACCCGAGCAGAAAATCGAGTCTAAAGAGGTTCGTCAGGTTGCCATCGTGGCCGACGACTATATCGGCATGCGGCCGACGCTGCTCGTTTCCGAAGGGGACGAAGTGGTTTTGGGGCAACCCGTGTTTTCAGATAAGAAGACTCCGGGAGTCGTCTTTACCGCGCCAGCGGGTGGCCGCGTGGCTGCCGTCAATCGCGGAGCCAAACGGCGGTTTCTGTCGATCGTAATTGACAAGCAGGGCGATCAGCAGAGTCGCAAGTTCGCCAGCTACGACGCGGTGCAGTTGCAGAAGCTCAGTCGCGATGTGGTGGTCTCGCAGCTCGTGGATTCAGGTTTGTGGACGGCTTTGCGAACGCGCCCGTTCAGTAAGGTTCCGTCGCCAGAATCGCAGGCGCAGGCAATTTTCGTAAACGCCATGGATACCAACCCCTTGGCTGCCGCACCGGCTGCGATTGTGGCTGAGCGACAAGAGGCCTTTACCGCCGGTCTTTCGGTGTTGTCCAGTTTGACCGATGGTCCTGTGTTCGTGTGTCGAGCGCCCAGCTCCGCCGTTCCGGGAGACGGTACTCCTCGGGTTAAAGTGGCCGAGTTTGACGGGCCCCACCCCGCCGGTTTGGTTGGGACTCACATGCACTTCCTCAAGCCAGCGACCATCGGTCGGGTGAACTGGCATTTGAATTACCAAGATGCCATCGCGATTGGCCAGTTGTTTTTGACCGGCGAGCTGGACTTGACGCGGATCGTGTCATTGGCTGGGCCTGGTGTGAAACGGCCGCGATTGATTCAAACCCAGCTGGGTGCTTCGATCGAGCAATTGGTGGAAGGCGAGTTGAATGCGGGCGACAATCGCATTGTTTCGGGTTCGGTGCTTAACGGCCGTTCGCTGGAAAACTTAACTGGGTATCTAGGCCGTTACCATTTGCAGGTGTCGTGCTTGCTGGAAGGTACGGAGCGCGAATTTTTGGGTTGGCAGTCACCGGGCTTCGACAAGTTTTCGGTGACGCGAGCATTTGCAGCGGCATGGCAGGGCTCGAAAAAGTTTGCCATGACTACGAGTACAGGCGGCAGCGAGCGGGCGATGGTCCCGATTGGGTCCTATGAAAAAGTGATGCCGTTGGATTTGCTTCCCACGCTCCTGTTGCGGGCATTGATCTCTCGCGAGACAGCGGTAGCCCAAGATCTGGGCTGTCTGGAGCTCGACGAGGAAGACTTGGGACTATGCACCTTTGTGTGTCCCGGTAAATACGAATACGGTGAAATACTGCGAGACAATCTGCTCACGATTGAGAGAGAGGGCTAG
- a CDS encoding sulfatase family protein: MTHLRHQFFLPIVLSLISCTSGYLAGEEQTNASKTSEASPNFVVLFADDLGYADLNCFGGEGMQTPHLDAMARGGMRLTSFYASQAVCSASRSSLLTGCYNVRIGILGALGPGSKTCLNPAEQTIAEVLKPQGYKTAIFGKWHLGDRGVGLPTQHGFDEYHGLPYSNDMWPYHPTSKSFPALPLYANETIINPNVTAEDQQQLTKWATEHAVDFIDRHKAEPFLLYVPYSMPHVPLYVSEEFEDATGGGLFKNVIAEIDWSVGEILAKLKAEGLQDNTLVLFTSDNGPWLSYGDHAGSALPLREGKGTAWEGGQREPTIAYWPGTIPAGSVCDEVAGTIDVLPTIAKLAGASLPERKIDGQDISPLLTGAPEATSPHEAFYYYWSDGLHAVRSGKWKLHFPHSYRSLKGEAGSGGRPGPYQQLHCGLELYNLEEDIGETRDVSAEHPDIVLQLSELGQRMRLELGDSLTKTPGTANRPAGRL; the protein is encoded by the coding sequence ATGACACACTTACGCCATCAATTCTTCCTGCCAATCGTGCTGAGCCTGATCAGTTGCACCTCTGGTTACCTAGCTGGAGAAGAACAAACCAATGCTTCTAAAACCAGCGAGGCGAGTCCCAATTTTGTGGTACTGTTTGCAGACGACTTGGGATATGCGGATTTAAATTGCTTTGGTGGTGAGGGAATGCAAACCCCACATCTCGACGCGATGGCGCGTGGCGGCATGCGGCTCACGAGTTTCTACGCATCCCAGGCGGTATGCAGCGCTTCGCGAAGCTCGCTTCTCACTGGATGCTACAACGTCCGCATCGGAATCCTAGGTGCGTTGGGGCCTGGTTCTAAGACCTGTTTGAACCCGGCAGAGCAGACAATCGCTGAGGTGCTCAAGCCTCAGGGGTACAAAACCGCCATTTTTGGCAAGTGGCACTTGGGCGATCGAGGAGTGGGCCTCCCCACTCAACACGGATTTGACGAATACCACGGTCTTCCCTATTCGAACGACATGTGGCCCTACCACCCGACCAGCAAATCGTTTCCCGCACTTCCACTCTATGCAAATGAAACGATCATCAACCCTAACGTCACCGCAGAGGATCAGCAGCAGTTAACGAAGTGGGCCACGGAGCATGCGGTCGATTTTATTGACCGACACAAGGCAGAGCCCTTCCTGCTCTATGTCCCCTATAGCATGCCTCACGTACCACTCTACGTGTCCGAAGAGTTCGAAGACGCCACTGGCGGTGGACTGTTCAAGAACGTGATTGCCGAGATTGATTGGAGTGTTGGAGAGATCTTGGCCAAACTCAAGGCGGAGGGCCTGCAGGATAACACACTGGTGTTGTTCACCTCGGACAATGGCCCCTGGCTGTCCTACGGTGACCACGCGGGCTCTGCCCTGCCCCTACGTGAAGGCAAGGGAACGGCCTGGGAGGGAGGCCAACGCGAGCCGACCATCGCTTACTGGCCAGGCACCATCCCTGCAGGCAGCGTGTGCGATGAAGTAGCCGGTACGATTGACGTACTGCCTACCATCGCCAAGCTGGCAGGTGCGTCATTGCCCGAACGAAAGATCGATGGGCAGGACATATCCCCTCTCCTTACGGGTGCACCTGAGGCGACCAGCCCCCACGAGGCCTTCTATTACTATTGGTCCGATGGCCTGCATGCCGTTCGCAGCGGCAAGTGGAAGCTACACTTCCCTCACTCCTACCGCAGCCTCAAAGGCGAAGCCGGTTCCGGAGGACGGCCCGGCCCCTACCAGCAGCTCCACTGCGGTTTAGAACTCTACAATCTAGAGGAAGACATCGGTGAAACGCGCGACGTGTCCGCCGAGCATCCCGACATCGTGTTGCAACTGAGTGAACTTGGGCAGCGAATGCGGCTCGAACTGGGAGACTCCCTAACGAAGACTCCCGGTACTGCCAACCGTCCTGCCGGTCGCTTGTAG
- a CDS encoding DEAD/DEAH box helicase gives MQNPELSRDAIAAEYFDLLPFPPYPIQEEALLTWFTAEQGVLVCAPTGTGKTLIAEAALYEALRTGKRAYYTTPLIALTDQKLVELRESAVRWGFKESDVGLVTGNRKVNPEAPVLVVVAEILLNRLLQPEGADFDNVTAVVMDEFHSFNDPERGVVWELTLGMLPAHVRTLLLSATVGNSYEFTRWLSRSCKRNLELVEGTERKVPLSFHWVEDHLLDEWMEKMAAGSEEGRRTPALIFCFNRDECWQVAELLKGKRVVEKSQQAALHKELEQYDWSEGAGPKLKALLGRGVGVHHAGILPKYRRIVEDLFQKKMLSVTVCTETLSAGINLPARSIVLPTILKGPKDRRKPIDAASAQQIFGRAGRPQYDNEGHVYAMAHEDDVKLLRWREKFNQIPEDTKDPGLLKAKKALKKKMPKRRQGETYWTQEQFDKLRASASADLVSKGNLPWRLLAYMLLKSPQVAPLRELVGRRLLTAGPMEKAQERLNQMLVTLWTGGYITLDPKPRPKGKATSPTAASPGKSPELKHEAPSGGLLEAAGLGKLVEAAQEETPTKATPTSEQAQTDAELAASRGYDLKDYTPEFAHPTERLELLIHLRSINPLYGVFLAGHLAIADDTERLLALESALALPGTVARHVRVPKLEELPAGPLATTRLDHRLLELGLASQEELIGRQKDDEDEEPKRRGDGVFEELPVWVISIGEKLRRLFNFEYPNVHDVQTTAVHVAGEVLEFGGHFNKYIVAKGLQKQEGILFRHLLRLILLLDEMANIPPAESTEADWEERIDALIDRLTECCREVDPESTSEALEQGRGGDELTAKLKPARK, from the coding sequence ATGCAAAATCCCGAATTGAGTCGAGATGCCATCGCGGCTGAGTACTTTGACCTCCTGCCCTTCCCCCCCTACCCGATTCAAGAGGAGGCATTGCTGACCTGGTTTACGGCTGAGCAAGGGGTATTGGTCTGCGCTCCTACCGGGACGGGAAAGACACTGATCGCCGAAGCGGCCCTATACGAAGCGCTGCGCACCGGCAAACGCGCCTACTACACCACTCCTCTCATCGCATTGACCGATCAAAAACTGGTCGAACTGCGAGAGTCAGCCGTGCGTTGGGGCTTCAAAGAATCGGACGTGGGCCTCGTGACTGGTAATCGCAAGGTCAATCCAGAGGCGCCCGTCTTAGTGGTTGTCGCCGAAATTCTGCTAAACCGGCTGCTACAGCCAGAGGGCGCTGATTTCGACAACGTCACGGCGGTGGTAATGGACGAATTCCACAGCTTCAATGATCCCGAGCGTGGTGTCGTCTGGGAGTTGACTCTGGGCATGCTTCCTGCTCACGTGCGAACCCTCCTGCTCAGCGCAACCGTCGGCAACAGCTATGAATTCACGCGTTGGCTTTCGCGAAGCTGCAAGCGCAATTTGGAACTCGTCGAAGGGACCGAACGCAAGGTCCCACTCAGCTTCCATTGGGTGGAAGACCACCTGCTCGATGAGTGGATGGAGAAGATGGCGGCTGGCAGCGAAGAGGGACGCAGAACTCCCGCTCTGATCTTTTGCTTCAATCGTGACGAATGCTGGCAGGTTGCTGAACTACTCAAAGGCAAGCGGGTAGTCGAAAAATCTCAACAGGCAGCCTTACATAAAGAACTGGAACAATACGATTGGTCTGAGGGGGCTGGGCCCAAGTTGAAAGCTCTACTGGGTCGAGGCGTCGGCGTGCACCACGCAGGCATCCTCCCCAAGTACCGCCGTATCGTCGAAGATCTGTTTCAGAAGAAAATGCTGAGCGTCACGGTGTGCACCGAGACTCTATCGGCCGGTATCAACCTGCCAGCTCGCAGCATTGTGTTGCCCACTATCCTGAAAGGTCCCAAAGACCGCCGCAAGCCGATCGATGCAGCCAGCGCGCAGCAAATCTTCGGCCGGGCCGGAAGGCCCCAATACGATAACGAAGGACACGTCTATGCGATGGCCCACGAAGACGATGTGAAGCTGCTGCGATGGCGAGAAAAGTTCAACCAAATCCCCGAAGACACCAAAGATCCCGGTTTGTTGAAAGCTAAAAAGGCGCTCAAAAAGAAGATGCCCAAGCGTCGGCAGGGAGAAACCTACTGGACCCAGGAGCAGTTCGACAAACTCCGCGCAAGCGCCTCAGCGGACTTGGTCAGTAAGGGGAATTTGCCTTGGCGTCTGCTGGCATACATGCTGCTAAAATCGCCACAAGTTGCCCCACTTCGAGAACTCGTCGGTCGCCGGTTGCTCACCGCCGGCCCCATGGAAAAGGCGCAAGAGCGACTCAATCAGATGCTCGTTACCTTGTGGACCGGTGGCTACATCACACTAGATCCCAAACCGAGGCCGAAAGGCAAGGCCACGAGCCCTACCGCGGCCTCGCCAGGAAAAAGCCCAGAGCTCAAACACGAGGCCCCCAGCGGTGGCCTGCTGGAAGCGGCTGGATTGGGCAAGCTCGTGGAAGCAGCCCAAGAGGAAACACCCACCAAGGCCACGCCAACCAGCGAGCAGGCGCAGACGGATGCCGAACTGGCGGCAAGTCGCGGCTACGACCTGAAGGATTACACTCCTGAATTTGCGCATCCCACCGAGCGTTTGGAATTGCTCATCCATCTCCGCAGCATCAATCCGCTTTACGGCGTCTTCCTGGCTGGCCATTTGGCAATCGCCGATGACACCGAAAGACTGCTAGCCCTGGAAAGTGCACTGGCGCTCCCTGGCACGGTAGCCCGACATGTCCGTGTTCCCAAGCTGGAAGAACTCCCGGCTGGTCCACTGGCCACCACGCGTCTGGATCATCGCCTCTTAGAGCTTGGCCTTGCTAGCCAGGAGGAGCTGATCGGGAGGCAGAAAGATGACGAGGACGAAGAGCCCAAGCGTCGTGGAGATGGAGTCTTTGAGGAGCTTCCAGTGTGGGTCATTTCGATCGGCGAAAAACTGCGACGACTTTTCAACTTCGAATACCCCAACGTGCATGATGTGCAAACCACGGCCGTTCACGTGGCTGGTGAGGTTCTAGAGTTTGGCGGACATTTCAACAAATACATCGTCGCGAAAGGCTTGCAGAAGCAGGAAGGCATTCTCTTCAGGCACCTATTGCGACTCATACTGCTACTCGACGAAATGGCAAATATCCCACCGGCGGAAAGCACCGAAGCAGATTGGGAAGAACGTATCGATGCGCTCATCGACCGCCTTACCGAATGCTGCCGCGAAGTCGATCCCGAAAGCACTAGTGAAGCCCTTGAGCAGGGACGTGGCGGAGATGAATTGACTGCCAAACTGAAGCCAGCGCGAAAGTAA
- a CDS encoding PEP-CTERM sorting domain-containing protein, giving the protein MSLGVRETGGAGPAGSNAGAAGGIEWLDLDGQSFAFDGAWHTLSWDLGDTSVTAFAGATADGTLDGTWGSIEHLRILNSDGLTGPLSIYIDDMVVTTPVAPVTLTDFEGYNLDDQVMFQSPGFSGSTSSNLVAGSTSGITDESAQSGTGSYKVNFEFVDDSPTRWMRYTTFNSAVLGNPAIPLGAGNSLSISFRAVPEPSSLGLLCIGAFGFLRRRQR; this is encoded by the coding sequence GTGAGTCTTGGTGTGCGAGAAACGGGAGGTGCTGGGCCCGCGGGCTCAAATGCCGGAGCTGCGGGAGGAATCGAATGGCTAGATTTGGACGGACAGTCCTTCGCATTCGATGGGGCTTGGCACACGCTGTCCTGGGACTTGGGCGATACGAGCGTTACCGCGTTTGCTGGTGCAACCGCCGACGGAACGCTTGACGGTACTTGGGGCTCGATCGAGCATCTCCGTATCTTGAATTCCGACGGACTAACTGGGCCGCTCAGTATCTACATCGACGATATGGTTGTCACTACGCCTGTTGCCCCTGTCACGCTGACCGATTTTGAGGGCTACAATTTAGACGATCAAGTCATGTTCCAATCTCCCGGCTTCTCTGGCAGCACTTCAAGCAATCTAGTCGCGGGAAGTACTTCTGGAATTACGGATGAATCTGCACAGTCGGGGACTGGCTCCTACAAGGTGAATTTCGAATTCGTAGACGATTCTCCGACGCGATGGATGCGGTACACGACTTTCAACTCAGCAGTTCTGGGCAATCCAGCCATCCCGTTGGGTGCTGGAAACTCCCTTTCGATTTCTTTTCGTGCCGTGCCTGAGCCATCTTCGCTAGGGCTGCTTTGCATTGGTGCGTTTGGATTCCTTCGTCGTCGACAGCGCTAA
- a CDS encoding tetratricopeptide repeat protein, translating into MQFRLQCVAAIFIAAQLLLGIPSEILLADEAKLEVGLEAVTPQRQVDALLMQLAAPEFQSRRKAFLELWQLEEEVLPEIRKAKSSADSQIAQSAQMLEILLKLRVQPGDQATSSLLFQLLAEPSPLAVAELCRRKYWKVAEEIIDTNPSVVADFQEQAGAFQIGRIAQIALEQEEPRKAWPFIRKLADLPLATWIAHQNGLELPEVDPRRIDQVAIRDFYSGNLAAAMDPAVPAATRLRFVTRSGDWSRLSETELQDAVIGPATPTASQAARAALFELAGNVRASRELWDELLGTESADSEVSPNSEGDLEVSARTHAAAGLLEDDLSRAQVGFALLLAGEIEAIELYLQNHDPSHAFVHFLSSSQFDRAFEVVGLEPEFANFDAWLQQRRMDMLEQDRLKLYQLFNENARLCNALVNVGQVGEAQQVLQMLVEVIVESRSGSRLASRSQFEGDLWRMLGNWLTQAEPRQMYLSQVQQRYQDIPREIQPSVVKALFPEIGDTAAVLLDTAQTEAASPGSTEDWQLRWELLDHLWRLDQDYFAQSASGKEVGNLAELWLKRAKAQMDGGPASGAQLEELSQLALGFGLNDLALQFAIDPLAVDRSHWVEGAEMLLQRGRPQLASECLAQYRRVSRSGRYQALEREVHALLLTGEFQQAEVLEQFRHLAPYDDRYLDTSFSDVSNFLREQEKYAQAIEYAKPAFLLAPETSIQSFWIATDYAISLTELERHRESADVRRAVFVESLTFGAELSGQAFQFQYSWYDYLSRIVYSLQKERMSRAISLIDEGQFAAAWHEIEIGRKLQPQDIEMVVQCFPRLVEGGQPELANQLFETYEREMLQQLTAWSRDATALNNLAWMYAKCERQLDKALELAQQAVQLAPASAIFLDTLAEVQFRRGDQEAAIASMRGCIKLDPRDSHYRENLARFQSEP; encoded by the coding sequence ATGCAATTTCGACTTCAGTGCGTGGCGGCAATCTTCATTGCGGCCCAGTTGCTATTGGGCATTCCCAGCGAAATCCTGCTTGCTGATGAGGCGAAATTGGAAGTCGGGCTGGAAGCGGTCACCCCTCAGCGGCAGGTCGATGCGCTTCTGATGCAATTGGCCGCACCGGAGTTTCAGTCGCGCCGCAAAGCCTTTCTAGAGCTTTGGCAATTAGAGGAAGAGGTTTTGCCTGAGATTCGCAAGGCAAAATCGTCGGCGGATTCTCAGATTGCACAGTCGGCGCAGATGTTGGAAATTTTGTTGAAATTGCGAGTGCAACCAGGGGATCAGGCGACGTCGAGTCTGCTGTTCCAGTTGCTGGCGGAGCCCTCGCCGCTGGCCGTGGCAGAACTCTGTCGACGCAAGTACTGGAAGGTCGCAGAGGAGATTATCGATACCAATCCAAGTGTCGTAGCGGACTTTCAAGAGCAGGCGGGAGCTTTTCAGATCGGGCGGATTGCTCAGATCGCTCTCGAGCAAGAAGAGCCGAGGAAGGCTTGGCCATTTATTCGCAAATTGGCCGATTTGCCATTGGCAACATGGATCGCACACCAGAATGGACTTGAGCTCCCTGAAGTTGATCCCCGGCGAATTGATCAGGTCGCCATCCGGGACTTCTACTCCGGGAATCTTGCCGCCGCCATGGATCCCGCCGTACCAGCCGCCACGCGTCTCCGGTTTGTCACTCGCAGCGGTGATTGGTCCAGATTGTCAGAGACCGAACTGCAAGATGCGGTGATCGGTCCCGCGACGCCAACGGCTAGTCAAGCAGCGCGAGCCGCACTGTTTGAACTCGCTGGCAATGTCCGGGCATCCCGAGAGTTGTGGGACGAATTGTTGGGAACCGAATCAGCCGACAGTGAGGTGTCTCCCAATTCTGAAGGAGATCTTGAGGTATCTGCCCGAACTCACGCGGCGGCTGGACTCTTGGAAGATGATCTCTCTCGGGCCCAAGTGGGATTCGCGTTGCTTCTTGCGGGAGAAATCGAAGCCATCGAGCTGTACTTGCAGAACCATGACCCCTCCCACGCGTTTGTTCATTTTTTATCGAGTAGCCAGTTCGACCGCGCCTTTGAAGTCGTCGGCTTGGAGCCAGAATTCGCCAACTTCGATGCTTGGCTACAGCAACGCCGTATGGACATGCTTGAGCAAGATCGGTTGAAACTCTACCAACTGTTCAATGAGAATGCGCGCCTATGCAATGCGTTGGTCAATGTGGGGCAGGTCGGTGAGGCACAGCAGGTCCTGCAGATGTTGGTGGAAGTCATCGTGGAAAGTCGCTCCGGTTCGAGGCTGGCCAGTCGCTCGCAGTTCGAGGGCGATTTGTGGCGGATGCTGGGAAACTGGTTGACGCAAGCCGAACCACGTCAAATGTACCTGTCTCAGGTTCAGCAGCGTTACCAGGATATTCCGCGAGAGATTCAGCCGAGTGTTGTCAAAGCGCTGTTTCCCGAAATTGGAGATACGGCAGCTGTTTTGCTAGATACTGCCCAGACCGAAGCTGCTTCGCCAGGTTCTACCGAAGATTGGCAACTGCGGTGGGAATTGCTCGATCACCTCTGGCGATTGGACCAAGACTACTTCGCCCAGAGTGCCAGCGGGAAAGAGGTCGGCAATCTTGCTGAGTTGTGGCTTAAGCGAGCCAAGGCACAGATGGACGGAGGTCCTGCCTCTGGGGCGCAGCTCGAAGAGCTGTCGCAGCTGGCACTCGGATTCGGCTTGAATGATTTGGCATTGCAGTTCGCCATCGATCCACTTGCGGTTGATCGAAGTCATTGGGTTGAGGGCGCAGAAATGTTGCTCCAACGCGGACGCCCTCAGCTGGCTAGCGAGTGCTTGGCTCAGTACAGGCGAGTAAGCCGCTCTGGACGCTACCAAGCGCTGGAACGCGAGGTTCACGCACTGTTGTTGACCGGTGAATTTCAGCAGGCAGAAGTGTTGGAGCAATTTCGCCATCTGGCGCCCTATGACGACCGCTATCTCGATACCAGTTTTTCGGACGTTTCTAATTTCCTCCGAGAACAGGAAAAATATGCCCAAGCGATTGAGTATGCAAAGCCGGCATTTTTGCTGGCACCTGAAACGAGTATTCAGAGTTTCTGGATTGCTACCGACTATGCCATCTCGTTGACGGAACTGGAGAGGCATCGCGAGAGTGCCGATGTGCGTCGAGCGGTCTTTGTCGAATCGCTGACGTTTGGAGCAGAGTTGTCAGGGCAGGCATTTCAGTTCCAGTATTCTTGGTATGACTACTTGAGCCGAATTGTGTACTCCCTGCAGAAGGAACGCATGAGTCGTGCTATCAGCCTCATTGATGAAGGGCAGTTCGCTGCTGCTTGGCATGAAATTGAGATTGGCCGCAAGTTGCAGCCGCAGGATATTGAAATGGTGGTGCAGTGTTTTCCCCGTTTGGTCGAGGGGGGGCAGCCCGAACTGGCTAACCAGTTGTTCGAGACCTATGAGCGTGAGATGCTGCAGCAATTGACCGCTTGGTCCCGCGACGCGACCGCCTTAAACAATTTAGCGTGGATGTACGCTAAGTGTGAACGCCAGCTCGACAAAGCCTTGGAGCTGGCCCAGCAGGCGGTTCAGTTGGCGCCCGCATCGGCAATTTTCTTGGATACGCTAGCCGAGGTGCAGTTCCGTCGAGGCGACCAAGAGGCAGCCATCGCCAGTATGCGTGGTTGCATCAAACTCGACCCACGTGACAGTCATTACCGCGAAAATCTGGCTCGATTTCAAAGCGAGCCATGA